A region of the Melospiza georgiana isolate bMelGeo1 chromosome Z, bMelGeo1.pri, whole genome shotgun sequence genome:
TTTTAATTCAAACAGCAATTACATGTATTGCTCCTCCCAGACACCTAGACCAAATCAGAGGGATGAAATCACTATGTAGTTTGCTATATTCTTTATtaagaaataaactttttttacttaaaaattgGATGTAAATCAGTACACAGGTCTAAGAAACAAAGTATATCTCGTTAAATCAGTACATGTCTAAAAGATAAATTTTACATTAGTCAAGAAACATTTTATGCTTTCTCAGTTTTCAGATTCTGACTTCTGCACTAGCAAGAATTTATGAACATGCTCAGCTATCATGAAGAAAAACTCTATGTTTTATATAGTACATACCTATGCTCTGCCTCAAGTGAGCTCGAAAGAACATTTGCCTGAGGGAAAGCTGAAGACTGAATGATCTGCTGAGGTGTAATTGAAGCATTGCCATTCTCCTGCAGAATCTCATTTTCAAAGTTTCGGTTTATATCTCTCTCACGATGAGAACTGTTGTTGTTATGGAAGCTGAAGGACTCATCATcctaaatacaaaaataattttatattaaaaatgtaaaagtgaATTCCATCCACAAGTACATATCCAGAAGTGCTGCAATTCAGTAGTTCTGTTtagtttaaattaaatttaaatggaGAGACTCTGTACTTCACAGGTACTTCACTTCTGTTCTGGCATTTGCAACATCTGCATGCTACAGAATTCCTAAGATACACTACTGATTAAATAATGCAGAAAGCACCTCACAAGcttttccccaattttttttccttcaaagttTCATACGTATATTAAAATTCAAACGTACTTCAGCTGTTCTTCATACTTACAGAAATAATGGACTGTTGAATTTTTATTGTTCCTAAGTAAATATCAGAGCTGTATGTCGCAGAAGTAGTCTGAAAATATATGAGTTCTCAAGTTTACTTGGTCTAAGGGACAGGTCACAACACCCATACCGCAAATTCTCTGCCATGAATTCAGAAAGACTGCAGACTGCTCTTTAAATTCAGACAAGCTCACTTACACACATGCACTCAACCCTAGCTTCTCAGGCTGTTGTGAACACCAACTGGAAATTACTAGACATTAAATACAAATcaggaagaaaatttatttacaaAGACAACTGTTCAGGTTCACTCAAAGATTAAAAGGTCTTTAGTCTATAAACATGAGGTATTTCTTTCTACTCTACTCATTCAGCAACCCATAATTCGTATTTATGAATGAGCTGAATAGCCTCAGAAGTCTTACCAACTGtaaaaacaaagaagagtagaaTCATTATTAGTTAAAACCTTCTCAATAACAAAATCCCTAAACTGAGCATATAACAGCATTACCCATAGCAGGAGGAAATAATGCAATCTTCTGCACCTGTAAGAAATCATACTTTAGAGCACAGGATCAACACCACCATCGTTTCCCTCCCACTCATATGCTGtctgctttcagaaatattaGAACAGTCAGCAAGATATTGTTAAGAACACATATCCCAGTAAACACACATTCAGCTGTTACATTATATGCCTGAAGAATATGTCACATAATACCAagaaaaatttataaatttactAAGCAGTTCTGTAGGACAAACCAGCTTCTTCCAAGTGTGATTCAGCCGCTGAGTACAATTTGCCTCATTATTTCATAATTCTGAATCTCTAGATGGTTCCTAAGATCTTTATAATCTTAAATCAAAATCTTTGTGTATTTCCTGAACACATGAACAAAGCTATCCCCAATATCCATTTCAGGGTACTCAGTCACAGAATACCTAATGAAAAGATGTAGGATTTTCTTAGCTGACACATACAGCTAAGTTATACAGTCCCATTACAGCAAATTGCATTTTGCTTGAAAAAGGATCAGGGTCAGTAAAGTCAATTTCACTTTTAACAGCAAAGTACACTGGCactgtttcctttttaatatCTCAAAAGCCTAATATCACTTCCTCAAAACCATTTGTTTATCTGGCTGATTTCTAatttatgggattttttgttttaataagaCATTTTAAACCACTCATTTACAGCAAACAGGCTTGTAAGCACCTCATTCTGAATAATAAAGTACTTATCTTCACCTGGACTATGATAACTGGTATGATAACTTGGTGGCTGGTAGCATTTGACACAAATATTCTCAAGTATCAATCGAACACTGCATAAATCAATTCAGACTGAGAGAAACCTGATGCATATTATACCCAGCCTTATAGGCCCTTCAAGCTCTCAATTAGTTAGAACCAGTGGTTTATGCATATAGTGAGCTATTGCTCCTTTGATTAGATAAGAATAGAGAACTTCTGGCTACCTAAACACTAATTAGAAAGGAAATGGTTTGAGAAGCTTTGAGAAGCAGAACAAACTATTTTGTTTTGTAGGATAACTAGCAGCCAGGGTATGAAATCCTGCCCTTCACAAGTCTGTTGGGACTAGGTGGGATTCACACAAGAGTACAGAGGGAGTCAGCAGTTCACTGAGCTACTTTCCATCATTTACCAGCAGCCCCGGATTACCAGAGAGGTCTCAGGCAACTGGAGGTTGGAAAACGCGATGCTCATTTGCAGAAAGTATTGGAAGGAGATTCCAGGGAACTACAGGCATGTCAGACTTGCCGTGGTACCAAGGAAGGTAGACCTTCTATGACCAGGGGACTGCTTAGGGGATGAAGAAAAGGTTGTGAATGTTTTCTGCTTAAACTTcaataaaaccttttctttGACACAGTATCCCAGAGAATTCTGCAGAAGCTGTCAGCCCATGGCTTGGAGAGGGGCACTCTTCACTGGGTAAAAACTGCCTAGATGGGAGTCCAAAGAGTGGTGGGTGGTGAGTGGAGCCATATTCAGCTGGCAGCCGCTCATGGGTggggctccccagggctctCTACTGACCACTTTACCAATGATTTGACAAGTGTGCCTCAGTCAGTTTACAGGTGACACCAAAATGGGTGAGAATtctgatctgctggagggcaggaaggctctgcagaggggtcTGGTCAGGATGGATCAACAGGCCAAGGCCAGTGgtgtgaggttcaacaaggcccagtgccaggtcctgctcttgggtcacaacagccccaggcagctccacaggctggggcagagtggctggaaaggagctgggggtgctggtgacagcagctggacatgagccaggctgtgcccaggtggccaagaaggccaatggcatcctggcctggatcagcaatgctgtggccagcagggccagggcagggattttccccctgtgctgggccctgctgaggccacagctccagtgctgtgtccagggctgggccctcactgcaggaaaggccctgaggggctggagagagcccagagaagggcaatggagctggggcaggctctggggcacaagtgctgtgaggagcagctgagggagctgggggtgtttgtcctggagaaaaggaggctcaaggGAACCTCTCACCCTCTAtagctgcctgaaaggaggctaTGGACAGGTGGGGCCAACACCCTGACAGGACAcaagaaatggcctcaagttcTGTGAGGGGAGATTCAGGTTAGACACCAGGAAGACTTTCTTCATAGGAAGACTTTCTACCACAGGAAGGGTAGTCTAGCACTGTAATGGGCTGTACAGGGAAGTggctgagtcaccatccctggaggtatttaaatgCCATTTAGATGTGACACTTGAATACACAGTTTACTTGCAGGCTTGTCAGTActgttaatggttggacttgatctcaaaggtcttttccaatatATATTAATGCATGATTAGTTTACTAAGCCTAATGtatctttttttattgttgctAAAGACACACGAGTACTTAAGTCATCAACATGCACTAAAAGATACTgcagaaagataaaaagaaactaCAAAGCAGCACTGGAGGAAGAGTAGTACTTGGAacaatgtttttaaattaatcaaaAGGTAATTCCTTTCCTTCATTTAAGGATCTATAGACCAACAGCTATTTACAGCAAAATTAGAAGTAGTTTATCATTTGTCTGAAACCTACTGGATCTACAGCAAGTATGAACAAAATTACCTTCTCTTGTCCATCATGATTCTCATCTTCATGTTCCTCTTTCACTCTATCTCTCTTCAATGCTTTCAAAAATTCACTCTTCTTATCAGTCCGCATTCTTGTCAATTTTGTTAAACGAAGCTGACCAGCTTTGTCAACAGGGGATGAAGAATTTGACCGATTACACTAGTAAAGGaagtcagaaaaagaaagaatgttAGAAACATGTTCATtcagaaaaattttaattaaagacaCAGGTACCTGTTCTTTCAGATTTCACATATATTCACAGTCAAAAGTAGAGGGAAGATCGGTATTTTGGTATAAACAGTTTGCAGATGTAAACCCAGAGATGCAGCTTTATGGAGCACTGCTAGTGAACAGTGGGCCTTCTGAAACATGTAACACCTTTAGCAATTTTAAAGTCTAAAACCATCAGGCTGTATTTTCTGATGTGGGTTTTTATTCTAAATCAAACCTACAAAGGAAACTGCAGTATTTTGAGGCCAGTGATGTGCATTCCACCTTTTCTGAACGTTAAgttccaaaaaaacccatattTAATACAATTCTGTATAAAATTTACTGGCCATCCTCACTTAAgcaaattaaatgttttataaattttattacAGCTACTACTTTACCTCTTTCACTGAATTTTGTGTTACAGCAAATGCCTTGACAGTTGATTTGAAAGGACCATATGCAGATTCATGAGGAAACACATTCccaagtttattttcttttgcttggcTTTTCCACTGTGTGGGCTAAACAGAGAAGTAAAGAGTCATTAACTACAAAAGGATTCTTTTCAAGAATCTTCAGAAAAATGATCAAGCAAAAGCAAATCATAACTGCAACCTGAATGTAGTGCAAACATctgttttcttgtggaaaaGAGGCTGTTTATGAGCAATTCATCTGCTCATAAATACTGTTCACGCTGTTTATATAAAAAACTAAAATTTCTAAACAATTAAGATCTTTATATTTGAGGTATCGAAAATGAAATATGGGACTTCAACAGCTGAAAGTATTATTTTAGATTCAAAAATGTTACAGAGTTAAGAACTAATCCACCATATGCTCCCAAGAGCTCAGAAAAAttcctgaaacaaaaaaatagagATTAAACCAGTGAGAATAGTTCAGTTGGTTAGAGACTGGTGATAATAATGCCAGGGTTGTGGGTTTGAAGTCCGTATGGACCATTCATTTAAGAACTGGACTTGgtgccttccaactcagaatattctgattATGCATATGGAAAGTTGCATTTGGAAACAGACCAGAATGATACTACTAAGTTGTAATGTCATCTCTGTCTATAACTGGGATAAATTCTGAAGGTAATATTATGCTGACTATATTTCTCTACAATGTACCTAATTTTGTTCTGTTGAAATCATACATACAAAAGGGACTGCTACTCCATAAGTTTAAACCAGCATTTTTACTCTCACTTGTACAGTTGCTGCACTTCTCAAAAGTGGTAGATGGGAAGCAAAGAGAACgatattataatttaaaaagaaaactgcaaaaaaaaaaagttgtttctATTCATTTTTGGGGTGTGTTGCATTTTGTAAGTGTTGAATACATGATAATCTAGGAACGGTACTGTCAGGGATGAAATAAACACACTCGGAATCATAGCATGATTTTTCTAGGCATGTTTTTTGTAACACTGGTATCCAATACTCACCTTTGCAGGTGGAGTTACAGGTTTGGGGACTAATCCTTTATAAACACTTGTGCCAGTTCCATTCCTTACCGGCTGCGAGTGAAGAGTTCCCACTACTGGGAATCCAGATATCCGCAGTTCTTTTGTACTGCCTTTTTTAATGACCAGCATTCTCTGAGATCTAGATTTGGGATTTAAAGGGtactctggaagaaaaaaagaagtgtgtatatatatagatatatctctgtgtgtgtttgtgtgtgcctgtgtaCACAACTCACTAGTTTGTATTTCATAAGGTACTGGAACAGCCATATGATTCAGAGCAAACAGGTATAAATCAGGAACTTAAATGAGTATTAGCTCCACAAATAACATACTGTGAAAACCTGGAAAAACACAGGTTCCCGTTGCATTTTCTACAGtcatcattttaaaaatatttcacttggCAATGCAGGAACTGCACTTTTCAAACGAAAATATATTCTTCAAAGAAACCTGCTACACATTTCTAGAGACTCCTGTGTAGTAATTCTACAATCAAAATACTGTTAGTTGTTGATAGTTACTCAAACTTCACAAGAGTTTATGGCTTTCATATTCCCCTTAAGACTTCCTGAAGAATAATtagttatatatttattaacAGCTCAATTTAGAGCTCTGCACTGAGGTTCTATAAACATGAGACAAGATGTGCACTACACATTAGACCATAGCAATGACCAGTTTCTCTAGCTCCATGCTTCAGATGGacataacaggaaaaaaattccatgttCATTGGAGAACAAATTAGGAGACATACAAATTAGTCAGCTATCAAACTAGAGAAACTGCCATTTAGCAGTATTAAGGAACATCCATTAAAAACAGttctaaaattttcaaaaagaaaaaaaaatctttttttgtaCATGCATTCCAACATTAAGAGCCTTTTCAAGGATTATCTCCTCTCCCTGCAAGCAATTCTACTTCACTATACCCTcggtttaaaaaaaaaaccaacaaaccctATCTTAAAAGAACACAtgacttttgttttgtttagcaGATAGATGCTACAAAATAGTTATCATAACTGTAAGTTTAATTCTCATTAAATCTCATGACAAGATTTTTCATAATATTTACAGGCTCCCATCACATATACACAACGTAAAATGGAATCTAAGAGATGTCTATGTTTTTAACAGATATTAGAAGGGATTGTAACACTCCTCTATCCTGAAaaattttttcctcctaaagGGAATAACAACAGCCTTCAGTTTTTCAATTACAAAACACGACTCTTTTATTGAAAGATAGGTTATCACATGAAAGCTGCTAacaacacaaaaccagaaagctGTCCAATTATTTATGATGCTGTAAAGGTCTGCAGCAACTGGATATTTATATTGAGGGGGTTGGCCTATATCTAATATTACTTTAGCATGCAAAAAATACTGGTTAAGTATGAGTAAAGAATCAGCAAattaaaatacctttaaaatCTCAGTATTAGCAGTAGTCTAAGTAGACAAGTAAATTaatgtttaattaatttttttaaaataaagagaaatattcGTATTTTGGGTACATTTACTTTAAAACCCCTGCCATCTGAAGCTACCACCTTCTTGGGATAAACAACTGAAAACATAAAGCCCATCAGAATTGTAAAGTGTGCCACACACTCAGGTGTGTGAAAACAATCCGGACTACCGGTCTCCTCAATGCCCCTGCCCAGGATTGTATTTGTCATACAAACAATACACAAACACAACCAACAGCATAAGACATTTGCTTCCAGAAAGAGACCTTAAATCTCTGCAAGCTAAACTACTcttccagctctcccaggtTTCTCTCCAAATTCTCCCAACTCATTTTACAAAGCCTTCAGCTAGCAATCAATACCACTTATTTAGGTGACCAACCTTCATTGCACTTCCTCTTGAAAATAAAGGTGAAGATTTCTTGACATCTTTACAAAAAAAAGACGTATACTTGTTCTGGGAAAGAGTATTAGTTGTGGTAGCATCTACAGACTAGCTAACTGATACGCATATGGAAGTGCTACCCTTTAACAAAAAGATACATACATTGTAATAATATTGAAGTCTTCTCAATCTATACTTTTAGAATTCTAAAAAGAGGCTTGTGTTTCAAATAAAACAGCTTCAGATATCTGCTAtgtttttgcatttaaaaacatcaaaaataCTCACCCCACACACCTGCAGCTAGAGATTTATTCTGGTTTGGTTCCCTCTCATAGTCAGGATTTAAAGATGGCTGAAAGAAagttttgtcatttttaaaaaaagtaaccCTTGAACTGTGGGATGAATGAACTAAAGAATCACAATAACACCAGCAGCATGACCTCTGCTGACAGACTAAACACCTCCCCCAGgaaccaaacagaaaaatgtttacTTGTTTCTCTTCTCTAACAAAATATCTCAGGCAGCAGCCAATGCCATTATatgacagcagcagagaaagcaaaaaaccaGCCATGTATGTTTCTTCAAAGAGTAAGATCACCCTTCCCCTTACATCCCAACTGCAGGTTAAAGCATCAGAGCTCAAAGGCCACAGGcatgaaaattacttttgttaCTATTTCAGATTCCAATAAGATAACTGTGTAGAATTTAATATATACACGTACCACAACAGATAGGAATCCAACTGTAGTTTCACTTGAATACACaaataagaataataaatatatagtgAAAAATCTGGTTATAAAATGAGAAACAAGTTATTAGACAAACTACCAACACTCCCTTACCTACAGAAAATTCCTTACATGATGATCTGAAACTGGTGAAATCTCATGAAGCGACTTGTAATGGACAAAATGGTATTTGCAGACAAATGAAACCTTTTTAATTGTAATTACAATTTACTTACGAAGTCCTCAGCCTCAAACTGGTTGGGTACTTCTTTTACTTCCTTTTTCTGGGTTTCATTACCAAGTACACTGTTTTCACGCAGTCCCTGGCCTTTTCCACAATGGAAGGTGCTGCTACGAGTACGGGAACCTCCACCATGGTACCCTCCACATTGGTTTATATTTTCTGGAGCATTTCTGCCTTGTGAACGCCAGCCATTCCTCTCTTTTCGCCCAAAATGCCcttggattttaaaattttaaataaatgtaattacaaaccatttaaaaataatattttactcTGCAGAATTGTTTAAAAAGTTGAATCACAAGCTCTATACACTGGGATACAATAGCATAGGAAACAAGTTTTCATTCACAtaagcagcagggaaggatcTCACAAAACAGTGCCAGAGAGAAAATAGCCACCCAATGCTACAACAAGTCAACCTCTTTTTCTGGCTACTCATTTTATATGTTTTTGGCTAGAGTATTAACTCAACACTTGTGTTCTACTCAAGAGAGAAATACACCTGGAATTGCATCAGTTTAGCCAACCCTTATGCTCACATCCTCTCCCAGATTAGTCTTTCCATTACCTCTCTTTCACTGCAGAAAAAGCATTTAGCACACATGAGCTGTCATCATCAGACTTCCTTTCTAGCTAGTGCTACAAAGAAATGACACAAACACATTCACAGTGTTCCATAAATTATACCTCCATTTGGCCTTCCAGTGTTAGGATCAAACCCTTCCGAAGAATTGTGTCTTCTGCGATTTGCTTCATAACGATTCTCTGCCCATGAAAAATTTTCAGAATGTTTCTCAAAATTCAGTGATGACTGCAAAGGAGCATAAATGGTAGACCTGAGATCTGATTGCTAACAACTTAATCATCAGAACTGTAACATGCACATTGTTGACAGTACATAATTCATTCTTACAAGAACTTTGAACAACAGACAATGCAGCAGTCCTCTCATGCAGAGCTGTGTCACCATCTCTCAGGCTAACAAAGTGGAAGCTGCATCTTCTGATCCAGGACACTGAAACAGTCCTTAAGTCACATGCCTGTGACACAAGGTAAGAAGTGTCTACTTTGTTTTGGcagcaaaacagagcaaaagTGACATGTGTTGCagcagaaaatttttttttttaaaagataagaAAGGACAGAAGATCACAACTTGGAAGGCTGAGAAGAAGTCTGGGATCTTAATCTggattttcagaaagaaaggaaTCCCTTCCACCCCAGGCAGCTGTACTCAAACAAAACTTAATTCACTAATCTTGTCATTATTacaatttaaaaaggaaaatacaagtAGTTATGAAATACTAATAAAATCTAGAATCAGAAGTGCCCAGATTCACAAAGATACTTCAAATTTTCAGCTTATAagcacacattaaaaaatttttaaagaaattaatctttAATATATCAGTAGGAAGTAGTTAACTACAATCTTATCTTGAAAACAGCACCAAGAAATCAAACTACATCCTGACTAGAATTCATACCTAAAGGGATTAAaccaaaaaacatttttacacAACCCATATCTTCCTTATAACTTCTCTCTGAGTGTACCTTTAAACTTACTTCCTTCTTCCCACCTAACCCACACAGgaaatcacacacacaaaaaaagatcCCCAAAGCTCTATGGAAAACGCCCCTGTAGAGCTCAAGGTGCTGTTCAATATTCACTGCTTAAAATTCAAACTCAAATAAGCATGTCGACAAAAATCAAAGCAGGTATTTTTAGACTGTTAATTTTGAGAAGTCAAATGTACAGGGACTACCCTCTCAATCTGAGACATGGGACATGAATTACTTGACAAACTCTCCTTGGAGAGAGCAAGACCAGAAGACTGcaaaaaattgttaaaataaaagtaCTTCAAAAATTACCAAATTAATCTAAATATTTACGTGAAAGAAAATCCTTAAACAGATTTTGACTGAGCTGTCAAAAATTTCAGAAAGCACTAGATCTGCCAATCTTAGGTGAAATTTTAGAAGATACTTCATGTGTTCATTTACATACAACAACCTCTAAAGATTGTTTTTGGAATtcaactttctttttttgtatgACCTTCAAAACAATCAACGTTTTCACAAAGTATAACTGACAGCAATTTATATGTTGCGTTTGAGTCGTACATGCTACCAGGAATCCGACGCTTCTGAAATGTGTGCAAAGATCACGCAGTTTGCATTTTCCCCACATGATGGAGATACCTGCCTATGAAGCCTCTCGAGGCAGAGATGACAGTAAGCTTTGTAATCAAAAGGAAATGTATTGATTACTTCTGTAAGTTGAGAAACTATTTGACTCAGTTCAGCCAATCAAGAAAAAGGGATAGAAACAACATAGATTTTAAGAAATACAGGAAGTCTAACTGCTTAACAAGAAGTAAAAGAGAGCTGTAAAACTGCCTTTATCTATCTGCAATGTTCCCATACCCTTTTCACagcaatattttcttaaaagttCTGTCCATGTCCCAAAATGGTTTCACTATTCACAACACCTTCCCATTCCAGCTGCCCATCTGTAATACTGCACCGACAAAACACCTTAGCTCCAGACCTGGACAAAACCCACTGAGTGACAGATACACACCTATTTAGGTGGATTTTGCTGTGTAGTTGACAGAGAGATGAGAAAAGCTTGCTGTTAAATGGAAATCAGAAGCAATAGATGAGATGGATTTTCAATCAAGCTACAATCTGTATATCATATTGAAAAGCTCATTCACAATCACAGTTTCCTGGTAGCAGGTTTCTGTAATGCCAGTCTTGACCTATGTAAGGAAAAACATCTCAGCTACCAAGGGCTCAAGGGGAAAACAAGGTTCCTATAGGTGTAATCTCTGAAAGTGATCACATCTCAGGCATATAAAAATTGACTAAGCAGAGCTCAGATTCTACTTCTCAAACATTTAAATGTTGCTGATACCATAGCCTCACGCCAGCTCCATTCTGCATGAAACATGAGATACCTTGCCTTCCTCACCCCTTCCTCTTCAtctcctgcttttctcttctgcttttttgaTATACAGCAGAAAATAAGTCTATTTAGGAAATAGAAGGGACAGGGAGCCACAACACTTGTGACCTGCCTTGTGGAGAAATCACAAGTCTTATTCTGCAAACTAAGAACTACAAACAGACTTTTCAAGCACTTAAAATCCAAATGGGCTGTGTATCACAGAACGCTCATCATTGAGGGAGCAGGTAATAC
Encoded here:
- the GPBP1 gene encoding vasculin isoform X2, which gives rise to MAQHDFAPAWLNFPTPPSSTKSSLNFEKHSENFSWAENRYEANRRRHNSSEGFDPNTGRPNGGHFGRKERNGWRSQGRNAPENINQCGGYHGGGSRTRSSTFHCGKGQGLRENSVLGNETQKKEVKEVPNQFEAEDFPSLNPDYEREPNQNKSLAAGVWEYPLNPKSRSQRMLVIKKGSTKELRISGFPVVGTLHSQPVRNGTGTSVYKGLVPKPVTPPAKPTQWKSQAKENKLGNVFPHESAYGPFKSTVKAFAVTQNSVKECNRSNSSSPVDKAGQLRLTKLTRMRTDKKSEFLKALKRDRVKEEHEDENHDGQEKDDESFSFHNNNSSHRERDINRNFENEILQENGNASITPQQIIQSSAFPQANVLSSSLEAEHRLLKEMGWQEDSENDETCAPLTEDEMREFQVISEQLQKNGLRKNGILKNGLICNFKFSPWKNSTFKPALENEDSETSSSDTSDDDDV
- the GPBP1 gene encoding vasculin isoform X1; this encodes MAQHDFAPAWLNFPTPPSSTKSSLNFEKHSENFSWAENRYEANRRRHNSSEGFDPNTGRPNGGHFGRKERNGWRSQGRNAPENINQCGGYHGGGSRTRSSTFHCGKGQGLRENSVLGNETQKKEVKEVPNQFEAEDFPSLNPDYEREPNQNKSLAAGVWEYPLNPKSRSQRMLVIKKGSTKELRISGFPVVGTLHSQPVRNGTGTSVYKGLVPKPVTPPAKPTQWKSQAKENKLGNVFPHESAYGPFKSTVKAFAVTQNSVKECNRSNSSSPVDKAGQLRLTKLTRMRTDKKSEFLKALKRDRVKEEHEDENHDGQEKDDESFSFHNNNSSHRERDINRNFENEILQENGNASITPQQIIQSSAFPQANVLSSSLEAEHRLLKEMGWQEDSENDETCAPLTEDEMREFQVISEQNQLFPFFSIFEFPIAVIPIPVCSISSGPLPCCPLPFLAQMFAALWERGLDCRGDHLGERISGARYVGTWMRAG